The following are encoded in a window of Kitasatospora sp. NBC_01250 genomic DNA:
- a CDS encoding lytic transglycosylase domain-containing protein codes for MRKSAALLASAAGIVAIGAAVAPTAASAATPQQIAASIVPADQLASFDQIVSHESGWNVTATNPSSGAYGLGQALPGNKMASAGADWQTNASTQIKWTYDYMNSRYGSPNQAWAYWQVHHNY; via the coding sequence ATGCGCAAGTCCGCCGCCCTTCTCGCCTCCGCCGCCGGCATCGTCGCCATCGGCGCCGCCGTGGCCCCCACCGCCGCCTCTGCCGCCACCCCGCAGCAGATCGCCGCCAGCATCGTCCCCGCCGACCAGCTGGCCTCCTTCGACCAGATCGTCTCGCACGAGAGCGGCTGGAACGTCACCGCCACCAACCCGTCCTCGGGCGCCTACGGCCTGGGCCAGGCCCTGCCGGGCAACAAGATGGCCTCCGCCGGCGCCGACTGGCAGACCAACGCGTCCACCCAGATCAAGTGGACGTACGACTACATGAACAGCCGCTACGGCAGCCCGAACCAGGCCTGGGCCTACTGGCAGGTCCACCACAACTACTGA
- a CDS encoding SDR family oxidoreductase — MIVVTGATGNVGRPLTQALAEAGRQVTAVSRHAAAVPQGVRHVVADLAEPAGLEPALAGAKALFLLLSGDLHAAGADPADIIRRARAAGVRRVVLLSSQGVTTRPFGPTRIAMRELEDVLRESGLEWAVLRPGGFASNALWWAESVRTQRAVAAPFGDVGVPVVDPADIADVAAACLLEDRYTGGVYDLTGPAVITPRQQAQAIADALGSPVRFHDLTRDEARAAMARSMPVELAEDTLDILGSPNEAELLVSPDVQRVLGRAPRPFADWAARNIAAFR; from the coding sequence ATGATCGTGGTGACCGGGGCTACCGGGAACGTGGGCCGGCCGTTGACGCAGGCGCTGGCCGAGGCGGGCCGGCAGGTGACGGCGGTGTCGCGGCACGCGGCGGCGGTGCCGCAGGGTGTCCGCCACGTGGTGGCCGATCTGGCCGAGCCGGCCGGCCTGGAGCCCGCGCTGGCCGGGGCGAAGGCGCTGTTCCTGCTGCTCTCCGGCGACCTGCACGCCGCCGGGGCCGATCCGGCCGACATCATCCGCCGGGCCCGGGCCGCCGGGGTCCGCCGGGTCGTGCTGCTCTCCTCGCAGGGCGTGACGACCAGGCCCTTCGGCCCGACGCGGATCGCGATGCGCGAGCTGGAGGACGTGCTGCGGGAGTCCGGGCTGGAGTGGGCCGTCCTGCGGCCGGGCGGCTTCGCCTCCAACGCGCTGTGGTGGGCCGAGTCCGTCCGCACGCAGCGGGCCGTGGCCGCGCCCTTCGGCGACGTCGGGGTGCCGGTCGTCGACCCGGCGGACATCGCCGACGTGGCGGCGGCCTGCCTGCTGGAGGACCGGTACACCGGCGGCGTGTACGACCTGACCGGCCCGGCGGTGATCACGCCGCGCCAGCAGGCGCAGGCCATCGCCGACGCGCTGGGCTCGCCGGTGCGCTTCCACGACCTCACCCGGGACGAGGCCAGGGCCGCGATGGCCCGGAGCATGCCGGTGGAGCTCGCCGAGGACACCCTGGACATCCTCGGCTCCCCGAACGAGGCCGAGCTGCTCGTCAGCCCGGACGTGCAGCGGGTCCTCGGCCGGGCCCCGCGCCCCTTCGCCGACTGGGCCGCGCGCAACATCGCCGCGTTCCGCTGA
- a CDS encoding winged helix-turn-helix transcriptional regulator: MVEGAQIIRADAGQRYDVFHTDCPARNVLDHVTSRWGVWVLISLRSNDLRFYELRESIHGISEKMLAQTLRALVEDGLIWRKVEPATPPQVSYGLTGFGREVGEPLAELFDRITRQLPPRSAQ; encoded by the coding sequence ATGGTGGAAGGTGCGCAGATCATCAGGGCCGACGCAGGGCAGCGGTATGACGTGTTTCACACCGACTGCCCCGCGCGCAACGTGCTCGACCACGTGACCAGCCGGTGGGGCGTCTGGGTGCTGATCTCCTTGCGGAGCAACGACCTGCGGTTCTACGAGCTGCGCGAGAGCATCCACGGCATCAGCGAGAAGATGCTCGCCCAGACCCTGCGCGCGCTGGTCGAGGACGGCCTCATCTGGCGCAAGGTCGAGCCGGCCACGCCGCCCCAGGTCAGCTACGGGCTGACCGGGTTCGGCCGGGAGGTCGGTGAGCCGCTCGCGGAGCTGTTCGACCGAATCACCCGGCAGCTGCCGCCGCGCAGCGCGCAATAG
- a CDS encoding patatin-like phospholipase family protein yields the protein MTTPVTGPPRAAAGTYRCAFVLGGGGYLGAHEVGMLRALLAAGIRPDLLVGTSVGALNGAVLAADPTPAAVQRLAEVWAGLTGSAVFSGSVLQRTRTAVRSRTHLHSDTRLRALLEHELHGRLIEDLAVPFQCVAAEVETAAEHWFTEGPVVDALLASCAVPGLLPAARIGERHYLDGGLVNSIPVGRAVALGAREVFVLQVGRIEQPLRPAQRPWEVPLVAFEIARRHRFAHDMSNLPPGVTVHLLPTGAADEPPPGPVGQLRYRDARRVAERIDRAHRATTRYLAGLRPAQA from the coding sequence ATGACGACACCAGTCACCGGTCCGCCCCGTGCTGCCGCGGGCACCTACCGATGCGCCTTCGTGCTGGGCGGCGGCGGCTACCTCGGCGCCCACGAGGTCGGCATGCTGCGCGCCCTGCTGGCGGCGGGCATCCGCCCGGATCTGCTCGTCGGCACCTCGGTCGGCGCACTGAACGGCGCGGTGCTGGCCGCCGACCCCACGCCCGCCGCCGTGCAGCGGCTGGCCGAGGTGTGGGCGGGCCTGACCGGCTCGGCGGTCTTCTCCGGCTCGGTCCTCCAACGCACCCGCACCGCCGTGCGCAGCCGCACCCACCTGCACTCCGACACACGGCTGCGGGCGCTGCTGGAGCACGAGCTGCACGGTCGGCTGATCGAGGACCTGGCCGTGCCGTTCCAGTGCGTGGCCGCGGAGGTGGAGACGGCCGCCGAGCACTGGTTCACCGAGGGACCGGTGGTGGACGCGCTGCTCGCCTCCTGCGCCGTCCCCGGGCTGCTGCCGGCGGCGCGGATCGGCGAGCGCCACTACCTGGACGGCGGCCTGGTCAACAGCATCCCGGTGGGCCGGGCCGTCGCCCTCGGCGCGCGCGAGGTGTTCGTCCTGCAGGTCGGACGGATCGAGCAGCCGCTGCGGCCGGCCCAGCGGCCGTGGGAGGTGCCGCTGGTCGCCTTCGAGATCGCGCGACGGCACCGCTTCGCCCACGACATGAGCAACCTGCCGCCGGGCGTCACCGTCCACCTGCTGCCCACCGGTGCCGCCGACGAACCCCCGCCCGGGCCGGTGGGCCAGCTGCGCTACCGCGACGCCCGCCGGGTCGCCGAACGGATCGACCGCGCCCACCGGGCCACCACCCGCTACCTGGCGGGCCTGCGCCCCGCGCAGGCCTGA
- a CDS encoding 1-acyl-sn-glycerol-3-phosphate acyltransferase, which yields MTRLRCLLRRCVTVPLLLVGLPAAVLLLALALVCQLPLLLLGRRRARPVRLATLLLLYVLADLGGLLAATANWLRCLGRREGGARRAELDHRLLGRLLRFVHRAGARLFHLRLQVSPEPAGPGGPLIVLARHAGPGDSFLLVERLISVAHYRPRVVLKQQLRLDPCLDVLLTRLPSCFVPAGHGDSAATVERITELAAGLRDGDALVVFPEGGNFTEHRRERAIRRLRRRGERVQAAHAEQDRHVLPPRMTGSLAALAAAPTADVVFVTHTGLDTMDSAGSLWRGLPLTHPVRAHWWRVPARAVPTGDEARQAWLLAQWDRVDAWVARHQIPG from the coding sequence ATGACCCGGCTCCGATGTCTGCTGCGACGGTGCGTCACCGTCCCGCTGCTGCTCGTCGGCCTCCCGGCAGCCGTCCTGCTGCTCGCCCTCGCGCTGGTCTGCCAGTTGCCGCTGCTGCTGCTCGGCCGCCGCCGCGCCCGGCCCGTCCGGCTCGCGACCCTGCTGCTGCTGTACGTCCTCGCGGATCTCGGCGGCCTGCTGGCCGCTACCGCCAACTGGCTGCGCTGCCTCGGGCGGCGCGAGGGCGGCGCACGGCGCGCGGAGCTGGACCACCGCCTCCTTGGCCGGCTGCTGCGCTTCGTCCACCGCGCGGGTGCGCGCCTGTTCCATCTGCGGCTGCAGGTGAGCCCCGAACCCGCGGGCCCCGGCGGCCCGTTGATCGTCCTGGCCCGGCACGCCGGACCCGGCGACTCGTTCCTCCTGGTCGAGCGGCTGATCTCGGTCGCCCACTACCGGCCGCGGGTCGTGCTCAAGCAGCAACTGCGCCTGGACCCCTGCCTGGACGTGCTGCTCACCCGCCTGCCCTCCTGCTTCGTCCCCGCGGGCCACGGCGACTCCGCCGCGACCGTCGAGCGGATCACCGAACTGGCCGCCGGGCTGCGGGACGGGGACGCTCTGGTGGTCTTCCCCGAGGGCGGGAACTTCACCGAGCACCGCCGGGAGCGGGCGATCCGCCGACTGCGCCGGCGCGGTGAGCGGGTCCAGGCCGCGCACGCCGAGCAGGACCGCCACGTGCTGCCCCCGAGGATGACCGGCAGCCTGGCCGCGCTGGCAGCCGCACCGACCGCGGACGTGGTCTTCGTGACCCACACCGGGCTCGACACCATGGACTCGGCCGGCTCCCTCTGGCGGGGACTGCCCCTGACCCACCCGGTCCGCGCGCACTGGTGGCGAGTCCCGGCCCGGGCCGTGCCGACGGGGGACGAGGCCCGGCAGGCCTGGCTGCTGGCCCAGTGGGACCGGGTCGACGCCTGGGTGGCACGCCATCAGATCCCCGGCTGA
- a CDS encoding cytochrome P450 — protein sequence MPGTDSGVLGWPLARGCPMSPPPTLGAVRDDGPPTLVRLPAGAGEEQLVWLVTRYEDVRSALKDPRLSADETRPGFPVRFPVAVDERPSGFLRMDDPQHGRLRRMVAPEFTVRRVRALRPRVQELTERAADDLAAGPQPADLARDFATKVSALVIARLLGIPDEQTGFFLEQTQTMLTDGDPAGSLAAHHRIIAFLDQHARAKQHDPGDDLVSRLVHNHVATGELERADLLGILKLLLVAGHESTATQIAFSTLSLLTDERLRAEVLADGGALLPQFVEESMRFWSIVQDGVVRQATEDLRIGETPVRQGESVMISLLAANHDPAVFPDPERLDIHRDASGHLLWGHGAHFCLGASLGRLEVTLALASLLTRLPTLRLACEPSRLRLREHPVFHSLAELPVTW from the coding sequence ATGCCCGGTACAGACTCCGGTGTGCTCGGCTGGCCGCTGGCCCGCGGCTGTCCGATGTCGCCGCCGCCAACACTCGGTGCGGTCCGTGACGACGGCCCGCCGACACTGGTCCGGCTGCCGGCCGGCGCCGGCGAGGAGCAACTGGTCTGGCTGGTCACCCGCTACGAGGACGTGCGGTCCGCCCTCAAGGACCCCAGGCTGAGCGCCGACGAGACCCGGCCCGGCTTTCCGGTGCGCTTCCCCGTGGCCGTCGACGAGCGGCCGAGCGGGTTCCTGCGGATGGACGATCCGCAGCACGGCCGGCTGCGCAGGATGGTCGCCCCGGAGTTCACCGTCCGCCGGGTGCGCGCGCTGCGCCCCCGGGTCCAGGAACTGACCGAACGGGCGGCCGACGACCTGGCAGCCGGACCGCAACCAGCAGACCTGGCAAGGGACTTCGCCACCAAGGTGTCGGCGCTGGTGATCGCCCGGCTGCTGGGCATCCCGGACGAGCAGACCGGGTTCTTCCTGGAGCAGACCCAGACCATGCTGACGGACGGCGACCCGGCCGGCTCACTGGCGGCGCACCACCGGATCATCGCCTTCCTCGACCAGCACGCGCGCGCCAAGCAGCACGACCCGGGCGACGACCTGGTCAGCCGACTGGTGCACAACCACGTGGCCACCGGCGAACTCGAGCGCGCCGATCTCCTGGGCATCCTCAAGCTGCTGCTCGTCGCCGGCCACGAGTCGACCGCCACCCAGATCGCGTTCAGCACGCTGAGCCTGCTGACCGACGAGCGGCTGCGCGCCGAGGTCCTGGCCGACGGCGGAGCGCTCCTGCCGCAGTTCGTGGAGGAGTCGATGCGGTTCTGGTCGATCGTCCAGGACGGCGTGGTGCGCCAGGCCACCGAGGACCTGCGGATCGGCGAAACCCCGGTCCGGCAGGGCGAGTCGGTGATGATCAGCCTGCTCGCCGCCAACCACGACCCCGCCGTCTTCCCCGACCCCGAGCGGCTGGACATCCACCGCGACGCCTCCGGCCACCTCCTGTGGGGCCACGGCGCCCATTTCTGCCTCGGCGCGTCGCTGGGCCGACTGGAGGTGACGCTCGCCCTCGCCTCCCTCCTGACCCGGCTGCCGACCCTCCGCCTGGCCTGCGAGCCGTCCCGGCTCCGCCTGCGCGAGCACCCCGTCTTCCACTCCCTGGCCGAGCTGCCCGTCACCTGGTGA
- a CDS encoding glycoside hydrolase family 3 protein, protein MTSSRTTRSDPELRRLALSVLQPGFVGTEAPDWLLRAIGDGLSSVVLFSRNIGAPEQVTRLSAQLRAENPELIIAIDEEAGDVTRLEGWTGSTRPGNFALGAVDDVELTEAVARDIGRELHAAGVSLDYAPSADVNSNPRNPVIGLRSFGTTTELVARHTAGWTRGLQAAGVAACAKHFPGHGDTSVDSHHGLPTDDSTAEKIAATALPPFRAALEAGVRVVMTGHLLVPAYDREHPATLSRTIINDLLRTELGFDGLVVTDGIEMGAVADRYGIDGAAVGALAAGADAVCVGGESADEGTVALLAGALVSAVASGRLAEQRLREAADRVREFATWSTQLGRAVPTSPIRGDVGFAAARRAVRIRGRGAELLPLAAAPHVVELVPTTNLAIGPETPWGVAAPLRERLPGTTFVRLHPGHLGDRAAVLDELALRPAAGRPLVVVVRDAARHDWMSAALTELVGARPDAVVVEMGLPGDTAPGAVHIVTHGATTASGVAAAEALAGLRS, encoded by the coding sequence ATGACCTCCAGCAGGACCACCCGGAGCGACCCCGAGCTGCGGCGCCTCGCCCTCTCGGTCCTCCAGCCGGGATTCGTCGGCACCGAGGCGCCGGACTGGCTGCTGCGGGCCATCGGTGACGGTCTGTCATCCGTGGTGCTGTTCTCCCGCAACATCGGCGCGCCCGAGCAGGTGACCCGCCTCTCCGCCCAACTGCGCGCCGAGAATCCGGAGTTGATCATCGCGATCGACGAGGAGGCGGGCGACGTCACCCGCCTCGAGGGCTGGACCGGCTCCACCCGCCCCGGCAACTTCGCGCTCGGCGCCGTCGACGACGTCGAGCTCACCGAGGCGGTCGCCCGCGACATCGGGCGGGAGCTGCACGCCGCCGGAGTGAGCCTCGACTACGCGCCGAGCGCCGACGTCAACTCCAACCCGCGCAACCCCGTCATCGGGCTGCGCTCCTTCGGTACCACCACCGAGCTGGTGGCCCGTCACACCGCCGGTTGGACCCGCGGCCTGCAGGCGGCGGGCGTGGCCGCCTGCGCCAAGCACTTCCCCGGCCACGGCGACACCTCCGTCGATTCCCACCACGGTCTGCCCACGGACGACTCCACCGCCGAGAAGATCGCCGCCACCGCCCTTCCGCCGTTCCGGGCGGCGCTGGAGGCCGGCGTGCGGGTCGTGATGACCGGGCACCTGCTGGTGCCCGCCTACGACCGGGAACACCCGGCGACCCTGAGCCGCACCATCATCAACGACCTGCTGCGCACCGAACTCGGCTTCGACGGACTGGTGGTGACGGACGGGATCGAGATGGGCGCGGTCGCCGACCGCTACGGCATCGACGGCGCCGCCGTCGGCGCGCTCGCGGCCGGCGCCGATGCCGTGTGCGTCGGCGGGGAGAGCGCCGACGAGGGCACCGTCGCCCTGCTCGCGGGTGCGCTGGTCTCGGCCGTCGCCTCGGGCCGGCTGGCGGAGCAGCGACTGCGCGAAGCCGCGGACCGGGTACGGGAGTTCGCCACCTGGTCGACACAGCTCGGCCGCGCCGTGCCGACCAGCCCGATCCGTGGCGACGTCGGCTTCGCGGCCGCCCGCCGCGCGGTGCGGATCCGTGGCCGCGGCGCGGAGCTGCTGCCGCTCGCCGCCGCCCCGCACGTGGTCGAGCTGGTGCCGACCACCAACCTCGCCATCGGCCCCGAGACCCCCTGGGGTGTGGCCGCGCCGCTGCGCGAGCGGCTGCCCGGAACGACCTTCGTCCGGCTGCACCCCGGGCACCTGGGCGACCGGGCCGCGGTCCTGGACGAGCTGGCGCTGCGGCCGGCCGCGGGCCGCCCGCTGGTGGTGGTCGTCCGCGATGCCGCCCGGCACGACTGGATGAGCGCCGCGCTGACCGAGCTGGTCGGCGCCCGCCCCGACGCCGTCGTGGTGGAGATGGGCCTGCCCGGCGACACCGCTCCCGGCGCCGTGCACATCGTCACCCACGGCGCGACCACCGCCTCCGGGGTGGCCGCGGCCGAGGCGCTGGCCGGCCTGCGCAGCTGA
- a CDS encoding GNAT family N-acetyltransferase, whose amino-acid sequence MTTDHRTPTGRTHTQDVPGLGTLSIRPLDPVDDADTVHAWVNQERARFWGMVGHSRDQVREIYAYVDSLTTHHAYLALHDGTPVALFQTYQPEHDPLGAHYPVRPGDLGIHLLVAPAHGPVQPGHTGVLVGFFLDFVLSDPAVRRIVAEPDARNEKSIARLLRSGFTLGPQVDLADKRAQLVFLHREKAELVRRSITTAGGRA is encoded by the coding sequence ATGACCACTGACCACCGCACCCCGACCGGGCGCACCCACACCCAGGACGTCCCCGGCCTCGGCACTCTGTCGATCCGACCGCTGGACCCGGTGGACGACGCCGACACCGTCCACGCCTGGGTGAACCAGGAGCGCGCGAGATTCTGGGGCATGGTCGGCCACAGCCGCGACCAGGTCCGGGAGATCTACGCCTACGTCGACTCGCTGACCACCCACCACGCCTACCTCGCCCTGCACGACGGCACACCGGTCGCGCTGTTCCAGACGTACCAGCCCGAGCACGATCCCCTTGGCGCGCACTACCCGGTCCGGCCCGGCGACCTCGGCATCCACCTGCTGGTCGCCCCCGCGCACGGCCCCGTGCAGCCCGGCCACACCGGGGTGCTCGTCGGCTTCTTCCTGGACTTCGTCCTGTCCGACCCGGCCGTCCGGCGCATCGTGGCCGAACCGGACGCCCGCAACGAGAAGTCGATCGCCCGGCTGCTGCGCAGCGGCTTCACCCTCGGCCCGCAGGTCGACCTGGCCGACAAGCGGGCCCAACTCGTCTTCCTGCACAGGGAGAAGGCCGAACTGGTCCGCCGCTCGATCACCACCGCCGGCGGCCGGGCGTAG